From the genome of Pseudomonadota bacterium:
AGATCCCGCTTTTGCCGCACGACTGCCTGGGCCGCGAGAACGGCAGCATCCTGCTGCGCAACTACACGGACCGCGTCTTCAAGTACCCGGATTCCGCGAGCGACGCCTGCGACGCCGATCACACCGCGCTGCGCGCATGAAGATAGGCCTGACCTACGACCTGAAGGAGGAGTACCTCGCGCTGGGCTTCTCCGAAGAGGAGACCGCCGAGCTCGACAAGCCGGCCACGATCGAGGGCGTCGAGGCCGCGCTCCGTGCCAACGGCTGGGAGACCGAGCGCGTCGGCAACCACCTCGCGCTCATGGCCGCGCTCGCTGCGGGGCGGCGGTGGGATCTCGTCTTCAACATCGCGGAGGGGCTCCGCGGGCTCGGGCGCGAGTCGCTCGTGCCGTGCCTCCTCGACGCGTTCGACATTCCCTACACGTTCTCCGATCCCATGGTGCTCGCCCTCTCCCTGCACAAGGGAATGTGCAAGCGCGCCGTCCGCGACGCCGGCGTGCCGACCGCGCCGTTCCTGGTCGTCGAACGGCTCGCGGATCTCGAGCACCTCGCGCTGCGCTTCCCGCTCTTCGCGAAGCCCGTCGCCGAGGGCACCGGCAAGGGGATCTCCGCCGCGTCGCGGATCGGCGATCGCGAAGCGCTGCTTTGCGCGTGCGACGATCTGCTGCGCCGGTTCGGGCAGCCGGTGCTCGTCGAGGAGTTCCTGCCCGGCCGCGAGTTCACGGTCGGCGTGCTCGGGACGGGCCGCGCGGCGCGCCCGGTCGCCGTGATGGAGGTCCTGTTCCGCGAGGAGGGCACCATCTACTCCTACGCGACCAAGGAGAACTACCTGGAGCGCGTCGACTACGCGCTGGCCGACGACCCCGCGCTCGAGAAGGGCGTCGCGGACGTCGCGCTCGGCGCCTGGCGCGCGCTCGGCTGCCGCGACGGCGGGCGCGTCGACGTGCGGCTCGACGATCGCGGCAGGCCCATGTTCATCGAGGTCAACCCGCTCGCCGGCCTGAACCCGGTCGATTCCGATCTCCCGATCATGTGCCGCCTCAGCGGGCGGCCGTACGAGGAGCTCATCGGCGAGATCGTCCGCTCTGCTCTCTCCAGGATCGAGGATGCGCGTCGCCGTCCTGCATAGCGCGATCGGCGCGGACGCCGGCCCGGACGAGCTCGACACCCTGGTCCAGGTCGAGGCGATCTCGAAGGTGCTCGAGGCGGCCGGGCACGAGGTCGTAGCGATCCCGGCCGGGCTCGATCTCGCGGCCGTGAAGGCGGCGCTCACCGCCGTCGCGCCCGGCCTCGTCTGCAACCTCGTCGAGTCGATGGACGGGACCGGGCGCCTGATCCACCTCGCGCCGGCACTGGTGGAGCGGCTCGGCCTGCCGATGACGGGCTGCCCGTCGGACGGCATCTACGCGA
Proteins encoded in this window:
- a CDS encoding D-alanine--D-alanine ligase; this translates as MKIGLTYDLKEEYLALGFSEEETAELDKPATIEGVEAALRANGWETERVGNHLALMAALAAGRRWDLVFNIAEGLRGLGRESLVPCLLDAFDIPYTFSDPMVLALSLHKGMCKRAVRDAGVPTAPFLVVERLADLEHLALRFPLFAKPVAEGTGKGISAASRIGDREALLCACDDLLRRFGQPVLVEEFLPGREFTVGVLGTGRAARPVAVMEVLFREEGTIYSYATKENYLERVDYALADDPALEKGVADVALGAWRALGCRDGGRVDVRLDDRGRPMFIEVNPLAGLNPVDSDLPIMCRLSGRPYEELIGEIVRSALSRIEDARRRPA